A single genomic interval of Amycolatopsis albispora harbors:
- a CDS encoding aldehyde dehydrogenase family protein has translation MMRYPDGLPIGSGWVSTSDTEPVRFPYDGSVVAAAPVGTVELARRAMDEAVAVAPAVAALPSRTRRAVLTGVRDRLAARQDELVELLVAETGKPLVDCRVEVARTLVTWEAAAEEVARLHGETVPLDLLPSGDGLVGFWTRKPIGVVVGIAGFNYPLLLASHKIAPSIAAGCPVVAKPAPATPLATLWLVHLVREAAEEAGAPVSMVQLVTGDVEVGSTLVTDPRVGAVSFTGSAAVGHRIARDAAPRKTLLELGSNAALVVAEDADLDAAADAVLRGGFYASGQACISVQRLLVVDSVADEFTGKLLARLGEVVIGDPREETTRVSALIDERSTKRVLAWVEQAVEAGAKVLGGGGAEGGIVRPTVLADVPDDADCWAEEIFGPVVCLRRVSDVDEAFELVNASRYGLHASVFSRSLNTAFRALDQLEVGGVVVNEVPGFRSDTMPYGGVKDSGIGREGPRFAVEELTVTRMAVIRP, from the coding sequence CTGATGCGGTATCCGGACGGCCTGCCGATCGGCTCCGGCTGGGTGTCCACTTCGGACACCGAGCCGGTGCGGTTCCCGTACGACGGGAGCGTGGTCGCCGCGGCGCCGGTGGGCACGGTGGAACTGGCGCGCCGGGCGATGGACGAAGCGGTGGCGGTGGCGCCCGCGGTGGCGGCGCTGCCCTCGCGCACCCGGCGCGCGGTGCTGACCGGCGTGCGTGACCGGCTGGCCGCGCGGCAGGACGAGTTGGTCGAACTGCTCGTCGCGGAAACCGGGAAACCGCTGGTGGACTGCCGGGTCGAGGTGGCGCGCACGCTGGTCACCTGGGAGGCGGCGGCCGAGGAGGTGGCGCGCCTGCACGGCGAAACCGTGCCGCTCGACCTGCTGCCCTCCGGTGACGGCCTGGTCGGCTTCTGGACCCGCAAGCCGATCGGTGTGGTGGTCGGCATCGCCGGGTTCAACTACCCGCTGCTGCTGGCGTCCCACAAGATCGCGCCGTCGATCGCGGCGGGCTGCCCGGTGGTCGCCAAGCCGGCGCCCGCCACCCCGCTGGCCACCTTGTGGCTGGTCCACCTGGTGCGCGAGGCCGCCGAGGAGGCGGGCGCGCCGGTGTCGATGGTCCAGCTGGTCACCGGTGACGTGGAGGTCGGCTCGACGCTGGTCACCGATCCGCGCGTGGGTGCGGTGTCGTTCACCGGCTCGGCGGCGGTCGGGCACCGGATCGCGCGGGACGCGGCGCCCCGCAAGACGCTGCTGGAGCTGGGCTCGAACGCGGCGCTGGTGGTCGCCGAGGACGCGGATCTCGACGCCGCGGCGGACGCCGTGCTGCGTGGTGGTTTCTACGCCTCCGGCCAGGCGTGCATCTCGGTGCAGCGGTTGCTGGTGGTCGATTCGGTGGCCGACGAGTTCACCGGGAAACTGCTCGCGCGCCTGGGCGAAGTGGTCATCGGTGATCCACGCGAGGAGACCACGCGGGTGTCGGCGCTGATCGACGAACGCTCCACGAAGCGCGTGCTGGCGTGGGTGGAGCAGGCAGTCGAAGCGGGCGCGAAGGTGCTCGGCGGCGGCGGTGCCGAGGGCGGCATCGTGCGGCCGACCGTGCTCGCCGACGTGCCGGACGACGCCGACTGCTGGGCGGAGGAGATCTTCGGGCCGGTGGTGTGCCTGCGCCGCGTGTCCGATGTGGACGAAGCGTTCGAACTGGTCAACGCGTCGCGGTACGGGCTGCACGCCAGCGTGTTCAGCCGGTCGTTGAACACCGCGTTCCGCGCGCTGGACCAGCTGGAAGTGGGTGGTGTGGTGGTCAACGAGGTGCCGGGGTTCCGCTCGGACACGATGCCGTACGGCGGGGTCAAGGACTCCGGCATCGGCCGGGAAGGCCCGCGGTTCGCGGTGGAGGAGCTGACGGTGACGCGGATGGCGGTGATTCGGCCGTGA
- a CDS encoding ABC transporter ATP-binding protein: protein MIEVRDLRRVYHRVEALRGVSFTVQAGQRFGIVGESGSGKSTLVRLLAALDQPTSGEILFQGRRIDGLPERRLGFLRSSLQIVFQDPMGSLNPRMRVRDIIAEPLGRSAERADRVAELLDAVGLPADAGQRYPHQFSGGQRQRISIARALAPRPAVLLADEAVSALDVSVRGQILDLLADLVDRFALTLVFVSHDLSVVRHLCDTVAVMRAGEVVELGPVDEVYDSPSHEYTRDLIAAAPTLRKVLSEIGEN, encoded by the coding sequence ATGATCGAAGTCCGTGACCTGCGGCGCGTCTACCACCGGGTGGAGGCGTTGCGCGGGGTGTCGTTCACCGTCCAGGCCGGGCAGCGGTTCGGCATCGTCGGCGAGTCCGGTTCCGGTAAGTCCACTTTGGTCAGACTGCTGGCCGCGCTGGACCAGCCGACCTCCGGGGAGATCCTGTTCCAGGGCCGGCGGATCGACGGCCTGCCCGAGCGGCGGCTCGGCTTCCTGCGGTCGTCGCTGCAGATCGTCTTCCAGGATCCGATGGGCTCGCTGAATCCGCGCATGCGCGTGCGGGACATCATCGCCGAGCCGCTGGGCCGGTCGGCCGAGCGCGCTGACCGGGTGGCCGAACTGCTCGACGCCGTCGGTCTGCCCGCCGACGCCGGGCAGCGGTACCCCCACCAGTTCTCCGGCGGGCAGCGGCAGCGGATCTCCATCGCGCGCGCACTGGCGCCGCGCCCCGCCGTGCTGCTGGCGGACGAAGCGGTGAGCGCGCTCGACGTGTCCGTGCGCGGCCAGATCCTCGACCTGCTCGCCGATCTGGTCGACCGCTTCGCGCTGACGCTGGTTTTTGTCTCGCACGACCTGTCGGTGGTGCGTCACCTCTGCGACACGGTGGCGGTGATGAGGGCGGGCGAGGTGGTCGAACTCGGCCCGGTCGACGAGGTCTACGACTCGCCGTCACACGAATACACCCGCGACCTGATCGCGGCCGCGCCGACGTTGCGCAAGGTACTGAGCGAAATCGGGGAGAACTGA
- a CDS encoding ATP-binding cassette domain-containing protein produces the protein MLRVEGLSLQTGGHGLVHDVSFTVDSGERVGLIGESGSGKSLTASAVLGLLPYGVTATGTAELGGRDLLRAPERELAGLRGREMAMVFQEPMTALNPSMRIGNQVAEVMRVHRTQPDRRSAKRAALDLLDQVRLPDPERIARAYPHQLSGGQRQRVVLAIALANNPSLLICDEPTTALDVTVQAQILDLILAGVDGKALLFITHDLAVVARVCQRVLVMLDGRIVEEGPVREVFLNPRHDYTRKLLTASDLEARR, from the coding sequence GTGTTGCGAGTTGAGGGGCTCAGCCTCCAGACCGGTGGCCACGGCCTGGTCCACGACGTTTCGTTCACTGTGGACAGTGGCGAGCGGGTCGGCCTGATCGGCGAGTCCGGCTCCGGCAAGTCGCTGACCGCCTCGGCGGTGCTCGGCCTGCTGCCCTACGGCGTGACCGCCACCGGCACCGCCGAACTCGGCGGCCGGGACCTGCTGCGTGCTCCGGAACGCGAGCTGGCCGGGTTGCGCGGGCGCGAGATGGCCATGGTGTTCCAGGAGCCGATGACCGCGCTGAACCCGTCGATGCGGATCGGCAACCAGGTCGCCGAGGTGATGCGGGTGCACCGCACGCAACCCGACCGCCGGTCGGCGAAGCGGGCCGCGCTCGATCTGCTCGACCAGGTGCGCCTGCCCGATCCGGAGCGCATCGCCCGCGCCTACCCGCACCAGCTTTCCGGCGGGCAGCGCCAGCGCGTGGTGCTCGCCATCGCGCTGGCGAACAATCCCTCGTTGCTCATCTGCGACGAGCCGACCACCGCGCTCGACGTCACCGTGCAGGCGCAGATCCTCGACCTCATTCTCGCCGGTGTGGACGGCAAGGCGCTGCTGTTCATCACGCACGACCTGGCCGTGGTCGCCAGGGTGTGCCAGCGCGTGCTGGTGATGCTGGACGGCCGGATCGTCGAGGAGGGCCCGGTGCGCGAAGTGTTCCTGAACCCGCGGCACGACTACACCAGGAAGCTGCTGACGGCGTCGGATCTGGAGGCGCGGCGATGA
- a CDS encoding ABC transporter permease: MNGRALPVGGILVGLVVVAALLSFLWTPYDPTVVSAGERLLGPTGDHVFGTDKFGRDVASQIMVGARTTLYVGVVAVGVAAVIGTPLGILAGMSRRWLGEFIMRVNDLVLAFPALLLAILFGAVFGADTLTAMIAIGIATVPSFARIARSGTLRVMSTEYVLAARAAGRSRWHIALRHVFPNISGLLIVQSSVSFAIAVLAEAALSFLGFGTRPPTPSWGRMLQESQELLAVQPRLALVPGIAIAIAVLGFNLLGDGLRDRFDPKLEVRRVAS; this comes from the coding sequence GTGAACGGTCGCGCTTTGCCGGTCGGCGGCATCCTGGTCGGGCTCGTCGTGGTCGCCGCGTTGCTGTCGTTCCTCTGGACGCCGTACGACCCGACCGTGGTCAGCGCCGGGGAACGCCTGCTCGGGCCGACCGGCGACCACGTGTTCGGCACCGACAAGTTCGGCCGCGACGTGGCCAGCCAGATCATGGTCGGCGCGCGCACCACGCTCTACGTCGGTGTGGTGGCGGTCGGCGTGGCCGCGGTGATCGGCACGCCGCTGGGCATCCTGGCCGGGATGTCGCGGCGCTGGCTGGGCGAGTTCATCATGCGCGTCAACGATCTGGTGCTCGCGTTCCCCGCGCTGCTGCTGGCGATCCTGTTCGGCGCGGTGTTCGGGGCGGACACGCTCACCGCGATGATCGCCATCGGCATCGCCACCGTGCCGTCGTTCGCGCGCATCGCGCGGTCCGGCACCCTGCGCGTGATGAGCACGGAGTACGTGCTCGCCGCCCGTGCGGCCGGACGCTCGCGGTGGCACATCGCGCTCCGGCACGTGTTCCCGAACATCTCGGGCCTGCTGATCGTGCAGTCCTCGGTGTCGTTCGCGATCGCCGTGCTCGCCGAGGCGGCGTTGTCGTTCCTCGGTTTCGGCACCCGCCCGCCGACACCGTCGTGGGGCCGGATGCTGCAGGAGTCGCAGGAACTGCTCGCCGTGCAACCGCGGCTGGCGCTGGTGCCGGGCATCGCCATCGCGATCGCGGTGCTCGGCTTCAACCTGCTCGGCGACGGCCTGCGTGACCGGTTCGACCCGAAGCTGGAGGTCCGCCGTGTTGCGAGTTGA
- a CDS encoding ABC transporter permease, whose product MTARILRRAAIFALSLLAASIVVFVFTAVLPGDPAQVALGVNATPELLAQTRQEFGIDRPLVTQYLDWMGSVLTGDFGKSYVTRDVIGPQLADRLGVTLWLVGAGMLVAVLIAVPMGVLAAVRHRKASGTVVSAASQLGIAVPAFLAGILLVQVFAVRLQWLPSGGWTPPVQDPVEFLRGLILPALSLGVVQGAVLTRYVRSSVLDVLGEDYLRTARSKGLMPGQALVRHGLRNAAVPVVTVLGLQLTTLLVGAVVVERVFVLPGLGSMLLDAVAARDLLTVQGIVLVLVAGALLVNFLVDVLYTVLDPKLRGAK is encoded by the coding sequence ATGACCGCCCGCATCCTGCGCCGCGCGGCGATTTTCGCGCTCAGCCTGCTCGCCGCGTCGATCGTGGTTTTTGTGTTCACCGCGGTGCTGCCCGGTGACCCGGCGCAGGTCGCGCTCGGCGTCAACGCCACGCCGGAGCTGCTCGCGCAGACGCGCCAGGAGTTCGGCATCGACCGGCCGCTGGTCACGCAGTACCTCGACTGGATGGGCAGCGTGCTCACCGGCGACTTCGGCAAGTCCTACGTCACGCGGGACGTGATCGGGCCGCAGCTGGCCGACCGGCTCGGCGTGACGCTGTGGCTGGTCGGCGCGGGCATGCTGGTGGCGGTGCTGATCGCCGTCCCGATGGGCGTGCTCGCCGCGGTCCGCCACCGCAAGGCCAGCGGCACGGTGGTTTCGGCGGCCTCGCAGCTCGGCATCGCGGTGCCCGCCTTCCTCGCCGGGATCCTGCTGGTGCAGGTTTTTGCGGTGCGGTTGCAGTGGCTGCCCTCCGGTGGCTGGACACCGCCGGTGCAGGACCCGGTGGAGTTCCTGCGCGGGCTGATCCTGCCCGCGCTGTCGCTCGGCGTGGTCCAGGGCGCGGTGCTCACCAGGTACGTCCGGTCGTCCGTGCTGGACGTGCTCGGCGAGGACTACCTGCGGACCGCGCGGTCGAAGGGGCTCATGCCGGGGCAGGCGCTGGTCCGGCACGGGCTGCGCAACGCGGCGGTCCCGGTGGTCACCGTGCTGGGGCTGCAGCTGACCACGCTGCTGGTCGGCGCCGTGGTGGTGGAACGGGTTTTTGTGCTGCCGGGCCTGGGCAGCATGCTGCTGGACGCGGTCGCCGCACGTGACCTGCTGACCGTGCAGGGCATCGTGCTGGTGCTGGTGGCCGGCGCGCTGCTGGTGAACTTCCTGGTCGACGTGCTGTACACGGTGCTCGACCCGAAACTGCGAGGTGCGAAGTGA
- a CDS encoding ABC transporter substrate-binding protein, with the protein MKARLLAAALALLLVASGCSAGSSAFVPDDGSTLAVGFAAEPQNFDFTRTDGAAIPQALLYNVYEGLVKLDDQGRVVPLLAESWTVSEDRLVYDFKLKPGVLFSNGAEFTAEDVRFSINRVKTDWSISIKSKMDVVDRVEVVDPLHARVVLTKPSNAWLFDMASRVGAMFTPTGIADLANKPVGTGPYEVASRRRGDSVVLRANPRFRGPEPVYRTVYLKYYKDPTALNNALLSNGIDVIGTITAPDSIPQFEADSRFNVVQGTTNSEVVLAFNNKKEPLNDVRVRRALTLAIDRKALLATAWAGRGTLIGSMVPPTDPWYEDLSGAYPHDPAQARALLAEAGKTQLNLRLRIPNLPYAVSSAQVVASQLAEVGVTVTIEPLDFPAVWLKQVFTDHDYDLSIIQHVEARDITTFGRPSFYWGYDSKKAQDLLARADRGSPEEQVTAMREVARTLSEDAAANWLFLYPNVVAAKKKVTGIVRNQVSESFDLTTLGRAG; encoded by the coding sequence ATGAAAGCCCGACTTCTCGCCGCGGCCCTCGCGCTGCTGCTGGTGGCTTCGGGCTGCTCCGCGGGTTCGTCCGCCTTCGTGCCGGACGACGGGTCCACGCTCGCCGTCGGATTCGCGGCCGAGCCGCAGAACTTCGACTTCACCCGAACCGACGGCGCGGCCATTCCCCAGGCGCTGCTCTACAACGTCTACGAGGGCCTGGTGAAGCTCGACGACCAGGGGCGCGTGGTGCCGCTGCTCGCCGAGTCGTGGACGGTCAGCGAGGACCGGCTGGTCTACGACTTCAAGCTCAAGCCGGGCGTGCTGTTCAGCAACGGCGCCGAGTTCACCGCGGAGGACGTCCGGTTCTCCATCAACCGCGTGAAAACCGACTGGTCCATCTCCATCAAGTCCAAAATGGACGTCGTGGACCGGGTCGAGGTGGTGGACCCGCTGCACGCCAGGGTGGTGCTGACCAAGCCGAGCAACGCCTGGCTGTTCGACATGGCCAGCCGCGTCGGCGCCATGTTCACCCCGACCGGCATCGCCGACCTGGCCAACAAGCCGGTCGGCACCGGCCCGTACGAGGTGGCTTCGCGGCGGCGCGGGGATTCCGTGGTGCTCCGGGCGAACCCGCGCTTCCGCGGCCCGGAACCGGTCTACCGCACGGTCTACCTCAAGTACTACAAGGACCCGACCGCGCTGAACAACGCGCTGCTCAGCAACGGCATCGACGTGATCGGCACGATCACCGCGCCGGACTCGATCCCGCAGTTCGAGGCGGACAGCCGGTTCAACGTGGTCCAGGGCACCACCAACAGCGAAGTGGTGCTGGCGTTCAACAACAAGAAGGAACCGCTGAACGACGTGCGCGTGCGGCGCGCGCTGACGCTGGCCATCGATCGCAAGGCGCTGCTGGCCACCGCGTGGGCCGGGCGCGGCACGCTGATCGGCAGCATGGTCCCGCCCACCGATCCCTGGTACGAGGACCTGTCCGGCGCCTATCCGCACGACCCGGCGCAGGCCCGCGCGCTGCTCGCCGAAGCCGGGAAAACCCAGCTGAACCTGCGCCTGCGCATCCCGAACCTGCCGTACGCGGTGTCGAGCGCGCAGGTGGTGGCGTCGCAGCTGGCCGAGGTCGGCGTCACGGTGACCATCGAGCCGCTGGACTTCCCGGCGGTGTGGCTCAAGCAGGTGTTCACCGACCACGACTACGACCTGTCGATCATCCAGCACGTGGAAGCCCGCGACATCACCACCTTCGGCAGGCCGTCGTTCTACTGGGGCTACGACAGCAAGAAGGCGCAGGACCTGCTGGCGCGTGCCGACCGCGGCTCGCCGGAGGAGCAGGTCACCGCGATGCGCGAGGTGGCGCGGACGCTCAGCGAGGACGCCGCCGCGAACTGGCTGTTCCTGTACCCGAACGTGGTCGCCGCCAAGAAGAAGGTGACCGGCATCGTGCGCAACCAGGTCAGCGAGTCGTTCGACCTGACCACGCTGGGGAGGGCCGGATGA
- a CDS encoding FadR/GntR family transcriptional regulator, with product MDFEPIAPVRAYERVVEQVEQAVLSGRLKVGERLPSERELMAQFEVSRSTVREALRVLQAGGMIRSKPGDPRGPEILPASPAHLHKSMHRLARAEGMSLAELLQFRMLLEGSAYLLAAQLRTDEQLAELDAAMAEMTVAAERGYEEFSRADIAFHDAIARATQNKLIVVCGEVVRGIVLELIEDKLSHADDRQALMSAWLAHHGEVLEAVRVRDGERAQRLARRAIFDHYAEYVPLAERPLLSPLLGGRE from the coding sequence ATGGATTTTGAGCCGATCGCCCCGGTCCGCGCCTACGAACGGGTTGTCGAGCAGGTGGAACAGGCCGTGCTGAGCGGGCGGTTGAAGGTCGGGGAACGGCTGCCCAGCGAGCGCGAGCTGATGGCGCAGTTCGAGGTGAGCCGGTCGACCGTGCGCGAGGCGCTGCGGGTGCTCCAGGCGGGCGGCATGATCCGCTCCAAGCCGGGAGATCCGCGCGGGCCGGAGATCCTGCCCGCGTCACCGGCGCACCTGCACAAGTCCATGCACCGGCTGGCCCGCGCCGAGGGCATGAGCCTGGCCGAGCTGCTGCAGTTCCGGATGCTGCTGGAAGGTTCGGCGTACCTGCTGGCCGCGCAATTGCGCACGGACGAGCAGCTCGCCGAGCTGGACGCGGCGATGGCCGAGATGACCGTCGCGGCGGAACGCGGGTACGAGGAGTTCAGCCGCGCCGACATCGCCTTCCACGACGCGATCGCCCGCGCCACGCAGAACAAGCTGATCGTGGTGTGCGGTGAGGTGGTCCGCGGCATCGTGCTCGAGCTGATCGAGGACAAGCTCTCGCACGCCGACGACCGGCAGGCGCTGATGTCGGCCTGGCTGGCGCACCACGGCGAAGTGCTCGAGGCGGTCCGCGTCCGTGACGGTGAGCGAGCGCAACGGCTGGCGCGGCGGGCGATCTTCGACCATTACGCCGAATACGTTCCGCTGGCCGAACGACCCCTGTTGTCCCCACTGCTGGGCGGGCGAGAATGA
- a CDS encoding patatin-like phospholipase family protein: MSIGLCLSGGGYRALLFHTGALWRLNELGVLSRLDVLSSVSGGSITAGALAKAWPDLEFEDGVASNFVPAVVDPLRRLANRNIDVRAVLRGLLRPGRSVGDEVIAVLREHLFGDVRMSELPEKPQFVFNATNLQNGELWWFYRDKEPPTAAGEPILLATAVAASSAFPPFLSPITVPTSARERESGLPETAMLSDAGVFDNLGLDPVLPRCDTVLVSDAGQKFDFQPRIKRNWVLHLLRVLDVMDNQVRSLRKRALVECYVEGEANGTYWSARSDIDDYEMPDTLPAPKEKSEALAAIPTRLHRLARGTQEALINWGYAVADAAMRKHVLTEAEPPKSYPYPDGIG, encoded by the coding sequence GTGAGCATCGGCCTGTGCCTGTCCGGCGGCGGATACCGCGCCCTGCTGTTCCACACCGGCGCGTTGTGGCGGCTCAACGAACTGGGGGTGCTGTCCCGGCTCGACGTGCTCTCCAGCGTTTCCGGCGGTTCGATCACCGCGGGCGCGCTCGCCAAGGCGTGGCCGGACCTGGAGTTCGAGGACGGGGTGGCGTCGAACTTCGTGCCCGCGGTGGTGGACCCGCTGCGGCGGCTGGCGAACCGGAACATCGACGTGCGGGCCGTGCTGCGCGGGCTGCTGCGGCCGGGCCGGTCGGTCGGCGACGAGGTGATCGCCGTGCTGCGCGAGCACCTGTTCGGTGATGTCCGGATGAGCGAGCTGCCGGAGAAACCCCAGTTCGTGTTCAACGCGACGAACCTGCAGAACGGCGAACTGTGGTGGTTCTACCGCGACAAGGAACCGCCGACCGCGGCCGGTGAGCCGATCCTGCTGGCCACCGCGGTGGCCGCGTCGTCCGCGTTCCCGCCGTTCCTGTCGCCGATCACGGTGCCGACCAGCGCGCGCGAACGGGAAAGCGGGCTGCCGGAAACCGCCATGCTCAGCGACGCCGGCGTGTTCGACAACCTGGGGCTCGACCCGGTCCTGCCGCGCTGCGACACGGTGCTGGTCAGCGACGCGGGGCAGAAGTTCGACTTCCAGCCGCGGATCAAGCGGAACTGGGTGCTGCACCTGCTGCGGGTGCTCGACGTGATGGACAACCAGGTGCGCTCGCTGCGCAAGCGCGCGCTCGTCGAGTGCTACGTGGAAGGCGAGGCGAACGGCACCTACTGGTCCGCACGCAGCGACATCGACGACTACGAAATGCCGGACACCCTGCCCGCGCCGAAGGAGAAGTCGGAGGCGCTGGCCGCCATCCCGACCCGCCTGCACCGGCTGGCCCGCGGCACGCAGGAAGCCCTGATCAACTGGGGCTACGCGGTCGCGGACGCGGCCATGCGGAAGCACGTCCTGACCGAGGCCGAACCGCCGAAGTCCTACCCGTACCCGGACGGAATCGGCTAG
- a CDS encoding trans-sulfuration enzyme family protein → MDFDDWSPRTRAVAAGRPQEPGEPLNTPIVPVSTFHAGGARAYSREDGTPSWTALEEAVGGLEGGHATAFASGIATAAAVIDLLPVGAEVAVPRFSYAGTRGLLGHAAKNGRLRAVELEPSDLAGWTAAAEWADLVWLESPTNPTLDVIDIRAVAEAAKGHLAKVVVDNTFATPLGQQPLALGADIVVHSATKLIGGHSDLLLGLTVTKDEELAKSLRDARTRNGATPGALEAYLALRGLRTLPVRLAEASRSAELLAERLAAHPKVTRVRYPGSGQMIAFELDGADAADAVCTGLRLIRHATSLGGVESCVERRAWLAGDAHVPPGLIRFSVGLEDPEDLWRDLQSVLG, encoded by the coding sequence GTGGACTTCGATGACTGGTCACCCCGGACCCGGGCGGTGGCGGCGGGACGACCGCAGGAGCCGGGCGAACCGCTGAACACCCCGATCGTGCCGGTGAGCACCTTCCACGCCGGTGGGGCTCGCGCCTACTCGCGCGAGGACGGCACGCCGAGCTGGACCGCGCTCGAGGAGGCGGTCGGCGGGCTCGAAGGCGGGCACGCCACCGCCTTCGCCTCGGGCATCGCCACCGCGGCGGCGGTGATCGACCTGCTGCCGGTGGGGGCCGAGGTGGCCGTGCCGCGGTTCAGCTACGCGGGCACGCGCGGCCTGCTCGGGCACGCGGCGAAGAACGGGCGCCTGCGTGCGGTCGAGCTGGAGCCGTCGGACCTGGCCGGGTGGACGGCCGCCGCCGAGTGGGCCGACCTGGTGTGGCTGGAGTCGCCGACCAACCCGACGCTCGACGTGATCGACATCCGCGCGGTCGCCGAGGCGGCGAAGGGGCATCTGGCGAAGGTGGTGGTGGACAACACCTTCGCCACCCCGCTCGGCCAGCAGCCGCTCGCGCTCGGCGCGGACATCGTGGTGCACAGCGCGACCAAGCTGATCGGCGGGCACAGCGACCTGCTGCTCGGCCTGACCGTGACCAAGGACGAGGAACTGGCGAAGTCGCTCCGCGACGCACGCACCCGCAACGGCGCGACGCCGGGCGCCCTGGAGGCGTACCTCGCCCTGCGCGGGCTGCGGACGCTCCCGGTCCGGCTGGCCGAGGCTTCGCGCAGCGCGGAACTCCTCGCCGAACGCCTGGCCGCGCACCCGAAGGTCACGCGCGTGCGGTACCCGGGCTCGGGCCAGATGATCGCCTTCGAACTCGACGGCGCCGACGCCGCCGACGCGGTGTGCACGGGCCTGCGCCTGATCCGTCACGCCACCAGCCTCGGCGGCGTCGAAAGCTGCGTCGAACGCCGAGCCTGGCTGGCCGGTGACGCGCATGTGCCGCCCGGGCTGATCCGCTTCTCCGTCGGCCTCGAAGACCCCGAAGACCTCTGGCGCGATCTGCAAAGTGTGCTGGGCTAG
- a CDS encoding SGNH/GDSL hydrolase family protein, whose translation MHKGALVAAALLTGITAGTGVASASPGYEHYVALGDSYTSGPLIPFMRLDPLGCARSTNNYPSYLARNLDVDRFTDVSCGGADTTHMTAAQSVPLGSNPPQFTALKAGTDLVTIGIGGNDFGVFGTLISECPPLREQDPTGTPCRDKFTVNGVDTIKQRIEQTGTRVTAVLDGVHERSPDAKVLLVGYPRIGPPTGTCPDILPFADGDLRWLDSVEQALNDALAKAAAEDGDTTFVDMYPASLGHDACAPGGAAWIQGKDINLFAAANYHPRRAGMAGVATEVQAVLTGKAPAKLKAPVYNGPVASPDQVAGVHGH comes from the coding sequence ATGCACAAAGGCGCCTTGGTCGCCGCTGCGTTGCTGACCGGGATCACCGCGGGCACCGGGGTCGCCTCGGCGTCGCCCGGCTATGAGCACTACGTCGCGCTGGGGGATTCCTACACCTCCGGGCCGCTGATCCCGTTCATGCGGCTGGATCCGCTCGGCTGCGCCAGGTCGACGAACAACTACCCGTCCTACCTGGCGCGCAACCTGGACGTCGACCGGTTCACCGACGTCAGCTGCGGCGGGGCGGACACCACGCACATGACCGCGGCGCAGTCGGTGCCGCTCGGCTCCAACCCGCCGCAGTTCACCGCGCTCAAGGCGGGCACCGACCTGGTGACCATCGGTATCGGCGGCAACGACTTCGGCGTGTTCGGCACGCTGATCAGCGAGTGCCCGCCGCTGCGTGAGCAGGATCCGACGGGTACGCCGTGCCGCGACAAGTTCACCGTCAACGGCGTGGACACCATCAAGCAGCGCATCGAGCAGACCGGCACCCGCGTGACGGCCGTGCTCGACGGGGTGCACGAGCGGTCGCCGGACGCGAAGGTGCTGCTGGTCGGCTACCCGCGGATCGGCCCGCCGACCGGGACCTGCCCGGACATCCTGCCGTTCGCCGACGGTGACCTGCGCTGGCTGGACAGCGTGGAGCAGGCGCTGAACGACGCGCTGGCGAAGGCCGCCGCCGAGGACGGCGACACCACCTTTGTCGATATGTACCCCGCGTCGCTGGGGCACGACGCGTGCGCGCCGGGCGGGGCCGCCTGGATCCAGGGCAAGGACATCAACCTGTTCGCCGCGGCGAACTACCACCCGCGCCGGGCGGGCATGGCCGGCGTGGCCACCGAGGTGCAGGCCGTGCTGACCGGCAAGGCCCCGGCGAAGCTGAAGGCTCCGGTGTACAACGGGCCGGTGGCGTCGCCGGACCAGGTGGCGGGTGTGCACGGTCACTAG